The following are from one region of the Polyangiaceae bacterium genome:
- the metH gene encoding methionine synthase: MTERNVEQLIRTTAARRILVIDGAMGTAIQAEKLEEADFRGKRFAKHQSELRGNNDIISLTRPDVVEKIHDAYFTAGADIVETNTFSSTRIAQADYHLEDAVYDMNVESARLAKRVAARWSDKTPDKPRLVAGAIGPTNRMLSMSPRVEDPGYRAVTFDQMRDAYAEQVRGLVDGGVDLILAETVIDTLNLKACIYAIEDVFEEKGVRLPLMLSVTVTDRSGRTLSGQTLDAFWTSVAHARPLSVGINCALGAREMRPYMEELSRIAPVLSSCYPNAGLPNAFGEYDEMPSDTGSLLGEFARDQLVNIVGGCCGTTPPHIQAIAEAVQGVEPRRIPEPKQVSQFAGLETLTIDDDSNFIMVGERTNVTGSRRFANLIKAGDYTTALEVAVQQVRNGANVIDVNMDEAMLDSEQAMTTFMNLVASEPEIAKVPIMIDSSKWSVIEAGLKCVQGKGIVNSISLKEGEADFLEKAKKVRRYGAGVVVMGFDEEGQAETAERKLAIAKRAYGLLTETAGFAPTDIIFDPNIFAVATGIEGHNRFGIAFIEAAKRIKAELPGAKISGGVSNLSFSFRGNDKVREAFHSVFLYHAIKAGMDMGIVNAGQLVVYEDIEKELLERVEDVLFDRRADATERMVELAERVKDSGKKAEVDLSWREASVTERIKHALVHGIVDFIEKDAEEARVELGAPLLVIEGPMMAGMAVVGDLFGAGKMFLPQVVKSARVMKKGVAYLEPFMEAEKEASGQKGKANGKVVMATVKGDVHDIGKNIVGVVLGCNNYEVVDLGVMVPMDKILRTAVEQDADIVGLSGLITPSLDEMVFVAKEMERQGMKLPLLIGGATTSRQHTAVKIAPAYSGIVAHVLDASRAVNVVSSLLDTEGRKTFAESNLAEQKKLRTIHANKQRTPLVSLEQARGRHARIEWRAEDIQKPEFVGTRLVEDQPLGDLVEYIDWTFFFAAWELRGKFPRILEHPEYGAAARDLYDNAKTLLRQIIDDKLLRANAVYGFWPAASEGDDIVLFSDESQKQEIARFNMLRQQAKHDDGPCRSLADFVAPVGSGLVDYVGAFAVTAGLGEVELSKKFEADNDDYDSIMVKALADRLAEAFAEELHQRVRREWGYGAEERLSMQQILHEDFRGIRPAFGYPACPDHTEKEKLFRLLQPERAGITYTEGFAMIPPASVSGLYLSHPKARYFNVGRIGRDQVTDYAKRKGMKMEEAERWLAPNLGYDPEDEGRVSQAILTAEVERLRSRIAAR; encoded by the coding sequence ATGACCGAGCGAAATGTCGAACAGCTGATCCGAACCACTGCGGCGCGACGCATCCTCGTGATCGACGGCGCCATGGGCACCGCGATCCAGGCGGAGAAGCTCGAGGAAGCCGACTTCCGCGGCAAGCGCTTTGCCAAGCACCAGAGCGAGCTCCGCGGCAACAACGACATCATCTCCCTCACCCGGCCGGACGTGGTGGAGAAGATCCACGACGCCTACTTCACCGCGGGCGCGGACATCGTGGAGACCAACACCTTCAGCAGCACGCGCATCGCCCAGGCGGACTACCATCTGGAAGACGCCGTCTACGACATGAACGTGGAGTCGGCGCGGCTGGCCAAGCGCGTGGCCGCGCGCTGGAGCGACAAGACGCCGGACAAGCCGCGGCTCGTGGCCGGCGCCATCGGACCCACGAACCGCATGCTCAGCATGTCCCCTCGGGTGGAGGATCCAGGCTACCGCGCCGTGACCTTCGACCAGATGCGCGACGCCTACGCTGAGCAGGTGCGCGGCCTGGTGGACGGCGGCGTGGATCTGATCCTGGCAGAGACGGTGATCGACACCTTGAACTTGAAGGCGTGCATCTACGCCATCGAGGACGTGTTCGAGGAAAAGGGCGTTCGCTTGCCGCTGATGCTCAGCGTGACCGTGACGGATCGCAGCGGGCGTACCCTCTCCGGGCAGACCCTGGATGCTTTCTGGACCAGCGTGGCGCATGCACGGCCGCTGTCCGTGGGTATCAACTGTGCGCTCGGCGCTCGCGAGATGCGTCCGTACATGGAGGAGCTCTCGCGTATCGCGCCGGTGCTCTCTTCCTGCTACCCGAACGCCGGTCTGCCCAACGCCTTCGGTGAGTACGACGAAATGCCGTCGGACACCGGTTCCCTGCTCGGAGAGTTCGCGCGGGATCAGCTGGTGAACATCGTGGGCGGCTGCTGCGGCACCACGCCGCCGCACATCCAAGCCATCGCCGAAGCCGTGCAGGGCGTCGAGCCCCGGCGCATCCCCGAGCCGAAGCAGGTCTCGCAGTTCGCGGGGCTCGAGACCCTGACCATCGACGACGACTCCAACTTCATCATGGTGGGCGAGCGCACGAACGTCACCGGCAGCCGGCGCTTCGCCAATCTGATCAAGGCTGGGGACTACACCACCGCCCTCGAGGTGGCCGTGCAGCAGGTGCGCAACGGCGCCAACGTGATCGACGTGAACATGGACGAGGCCATGCTCGATTCCGAGCAGGCGATGACCACGTTCATGAACCTGGTCGCCAGCGAGCCGGAAATCGCCAAGGTGCCCATCATGATCGACAGCTCCAAGTGGAGCGTGATCGAGGCGGGCCTCAAGTGCGTGCAGGGCAAGGGCATCGTCAATTCCATCAGCCTGAAGGAGGGCGAGGCCGACTTCCTGGAGAAGGCCAAGAAGGTGCGCCGCTACGGCGCCGGCGTGGTGGTCATGGGCTTCGACGAAGAAGGCCAAGCAGAGACCGCGGAGCGAAAGCTCGCCATCGCAAAGCGCGCCTACGGCCTGTTGACCGAGACCGCAGGCTTTGCGCCCACGGACATCATCTTCGATCCCAACATCTTCGCCGTGGCCACCGGCATCGAAGGGCACAATCGCTTCGGCATTGCGTTCATCGAAGCCGCCAAGCGCATCAAGGCCGAGTTGCCCGGAGCCAAGATCAGCGGCGGTGTCAGCAATCTGTCCTTCTCGTTCCGCGGCAACGACAAGGTGCGCGAGGCCTTCCACTCGGTGTTCCTGTACCACGCCATCAAGGCCGGGATGGACATGGGCATCGTCAACGCCGGTCAGCTCGTGGTGTACGAAGACATCGAAAAGGAGCTGCTCGAGCGCGTGGAGGACGTGCTCTTCGACCGTCGAGCGGACGCCACCGAGCGCATGGTGGAGCTGGCGGAGCGGGTGAAGGACAGCGGCAAGAAGGCCGAGGTGGATCTCTCCTGGCGCGAGGCCAGCGTCACGGAGCGCATCAAGCACGCGTTGGTCCACGGCATCGTGGATTTCATCGAGAAGGATGCCGAAGAGGCGCGAGTGGAGCTCGGGGCGCCCCTGTTGGTGATCGAAGGGCCGATGATGGCCGGCATGGCCGTGGTGGGCGACCTGTTCGGCGCCGGCAAGATGTTCTTGCCCCAGGTGGTGAAGAGCGCTCGCGTGATGAAAAAGGGCGTGGCCTACCTCGAGCCCTTCATGGAGGCCGAGAAGGAGGCCAGCGGTCAGAAGGGCAAAGCCAACGGCAAGGTCGTGATGGCCACCGTGAAGGGCGACGTGCACGACATTGGCAAGAACATCGTGGGCGTGGTGCTCGGCTGCAACAACTACGAGGTCGTCGATCTCGGCGTGATGGTGCCGATGGACAAGATCTTGCGCACCGCCGTGGAGCAAGATGCCGACATCGTGGGCCTCAGCGGGCTCATCACCCCCAGCCTCGACGAAATGGTGTTCGTGGCCAAGGAGATGGAGCGCCAAGGGATGAAGCTCCCGCTGCTCATCGGTGGTGCCACCACCAGCCGCCAGCACACCGCCGTGAAGATCGCTCCGGCGTACTCCGGCATCGTGGCTCACGTGCTCGATGCATCGCGCGCGGTGAACGTCGTCTCCTCCCTGCTCGACACGGAAGGCCGCAAGACCTTCGCGGAGAGCAACCTGGCCGAGCAGAAGAAGCTCCGCACCATCCACGCCAACAAACAGCGCACGCCGCTGGTCTCCTTGGAGCAGGCGCGGGGACGCCACGCGCGCATCGAGTGGCGCGCGGAGGACATCCAGAAGCCGGAGTTCGTGGGCACGCGCCTGGTGGAAGATCAGCCCCTCGGGGATCTGGTGGAGTACATCGACTGGACCTTCTTCTTCGCCGCCTGGGAGCTGCGCGGGAAGTTCCCGCGCATTCTGGAGCACCCGGAGTACGGCGCCGCGGCGCGGGACCTGTACGACAACGCCAAGACATTGCTCCGCCAGATCATCGACGACAAGCTGCTGCGGGCCAACGCCGTGTACGGCTTCTGGCCCGCGGCGTCCGAGGGTGACGACATCGTGTTGTTCTCCGACGAGAGCCAGAAGCAGGAGATCGCGCGCTTCAACATGCTGCGCCAGCAGGCGAAGCACGACGACGGACCCTGCCGCTCTTTGGCGGACTTCGTGGCGCCCGTGGGCTCGGGCCTGGTGGACTACGTTGGAGCCTTCGCGGTGACCGCGGGCCTGGGCGAGGTGGAGCTGTCGAAGAAGTTCGAAGCGGACAACGACGACTACGACTCCATCATGGTCAAGGCGTTGGCCGATCGCCTGGCGGAGGCCTTCGCCGAAGAGCTCCACCAGCGCGTGCGCCGCGAGTGGGGCTACGGCGCGGAAGAGCGCCTGAGCATGCAGCAAATCCTGCACGAAGATTTCCGCGGCATCCGCCCGGCCTTCGGCTATCCCGCGTGTCCGGATCACACGGAAAAGGAGAAGCTCTTCCGCCTGCTCCAGCCCGAGCGCGCCGGCATCACCTACACCGAGGGCTTCGCCATGATTCCGCCGGCCAGCGTCAGCGGCCTGTACCTGTCACACCCCAAGGCGCGTTACTTCAACGTGGGCCGCATCGGGCGGGACCAGGTGACGGACTACGCCAAGCGCAAGGGCATGAAGATGGAAGAGGCGGAGCGCTGGCTCGCGCCGAACCTGGGCTACGATCCAGAGGACGAGGGTCGCGTCAGCCAGGCGATCTTGACCGCAGAGGTGGAGCGCCTCCGAAGCCGCATCGCCGCTCGCTGA
- a CDS encoding metalloregulator ArsR/SmtB family transcription factor, producing the protein MSSVDTTVSLLHLFGDATRMRLLALLADEEQTVAELTAITELPQSRVSTHLGRLREAGLLRDRRMGASTFYALNEAAMPDEARRVWHLVRADLDDAVIDADRARAEELRRARDQGNGWPDTIAGQMERHYSPGRTWEATARGLLGFLTLGEVLDLGSGDGAIAQLLASRARSITCVDKSERLIEAARRRFAGDASARCVQADMHALPFDPSSFDQVLCSNALTYSDQPERVISEAARVLRPGGTLVLITLAEHAHEAVTRAYGHVRPGFAPKALERWLKAAGFSVLSCGVTSRERKKPYFEVVTAFADKSGNGNKK; encoded by the coding sequence ATGTCCAGCGTCGACACCACCGTGAGCCTTCTGCACCTGTTCGGGGATGCCACCCGTATGCGGCTCCTCGCCCTGCTCGCGGACGAGGAGCAGACGGTGGCGGAGCTCACCGCCATCACCGAGCTGCCCCAGTCCCGCGTCTCCACGCACCTCGGCCGCCTGCGGGAGGCGGGCCTGCTTCGGGATCGAAGAATGGGTGCCTCCACGTTCTATGCCTTGAACGAAGCGGCGATGCCGGACGAGGCGCGCCGCGTTTGGCATCTGGTGCGCGCCGATTTGGACGACGCCGTGATCGACGCCGACCGCGCCCGGGCCGAGGAGCTTCGGCGTGCTCGCGATCAGGGCAACGGTTGGCCCGACACCATCGCTGGCCAGATGGAGCGGCACTACTCCCCCGGGCGCACCTGGGAAGCGACGGCTCGCGGCTTGCTCGGATTCCTGACTCTGGGAGAGGTGTTGGATCTGGGCTCGGGAGACGGCGCCATCGCGCAGCTCCTGGCGAGCCGCGCCCGCAGCATCACCTGCGTCGACAAGAGCGAGCGTCTGATCGAAGCGGCGCGCCGCCGCTTCGCGGGGGACGCCTCGGCGCGTTGCGTCCAGGCGGACATGCACGCGCTGCCCTTCGATCCTTCGAGCTTCGATCAGGTGCTGTGCTCCAACGCCCTGACCTACAGCGACCAGCCGGAGCGCGTGATCTCCGAGGCAGCGCGGGTGTTGCGACCGGGGGGCACCTTGGTGCTGATCACCCTGGCGGAGCACGCCCACGAGGCGGTGACCCGCGCCTACGGCCACGTTCGCCCCGGGTTTGCCCCGAAAGCACTGGAGCGTTGGCTGAAAGCCGCGGGGTTCTCCGTGCTGAGCTGCGGCGTCACCAGCCGCGAGCGGAAGAAGCCCTACTTCGAGGTCGTCACGGCCTTTGCCGACAAGAGCGGAAACGGAAACAAGAAATGA
- a CDS encoding PaaI family thioesterase has product MTENFADAINESAGGFNRAMGLRVVRANRDEVVGEWVVGPEHHQPYGIVHGGVFSGLIETLCSVGAALDAMPRGQSVVGIENHTSFLRAVREGKLTCTALPLQRGRRAQLWEGAVRDEQGRLVASGRVRLMCLEGGAALAGETVGVKPT; this is encoded by the coding sequence ATGACCGAGAACTTCGCAGACGCCATCAACGAATCGGCAGGGGGCTTCAACCGCGCCATGGGCCTTCGAGTCGTGCGCGCGAACCGCGACGAGGTGGTGGGAGAGTGGGTCGTGGGACCCGAGCACCACCAGCCCTACGGTATCGTCCATGGGGGTGTGTTCTCGGGGTTGATCGAGACCCTCTGCTCCGTGGGGGCTGCGCTCGACGCCATGCCGCGGGGTCAGAGCGTGGTGGGCATCGAGAATCACACTTCATTCTTGCGGGCGGTGCGAGAGGGCAAGCTCACCTGCACCGCCCTGCCGCTGCAGCGGGGGCGGCGGGCGCAGCTGTGGGAAGGGGCGGTCCGCGACGAGCAAGGGCGGCTGGTGGCCAGCGGCCGGGTGCGGCTGATGTGCCTGGAGGGAGGGGCTGCTTTGGCGGGAGAAACGGTGGGCGTGAAGCCGACTTGA
- the murE gene encoding UDP-N-acetylmuramyl-tripeptide synthetase gives MTGPAGRLYTIAVTGTNGKTTTTSMVDAIVAQSGEPSARVTTLGSWVDGRQIASTTDLDAFFGAVAAALDAGVRTLALEVTSKALRDGFARHWPANVAVFTNLTRDHFDYHESPEHYLAAKAQLFTSLPADGVAVLNAKDAASVLLLDVLPPGVRVAGFRVGPTNSGFPEESVALAAEEVQATPEGTRVKLGPSPLAEALGGELSIAALGRFNVENALAAAVAADAAGYPARAIRAGLAAFGGVPGRLEVVWRSPMVLVDYAHTPDALGQVLKAARALGGGRVWAVFGCGGDRDRGKRPEMGRVAARHADGLVLTSDNPRGEEPAAIVEEIRSGMEEGPERAERTVRVVVELDRERAIRLAIHEAERDDIVVICGKGHERLQVIGGRSVELSDTGIALSACRARFEEKSK, from the coding sequence ATGACCGGACCGGCAGGGCGGCTCTACACCATTGCCGTCACCGGGACGAACGGCAAGACCACCACGACGAGCATGGTGGACGCCATCGTCGCCCAATCGGGGGAGCCCTCGGCGCGCGTCACGACGTTGGGGTCATGGGTCGACGGCCGGCAAATCGCGAGCACCACGGACCTGGACGCGTTCTTCGGCGCCGTTGCCGCGGCCCTGGACGCAGGGGTGCGTACCCTCGCGTTGGAGGTCACGAGCAAGGCGCTGCGTGACGGCTTCGCCCGCCATTGGCCAGCGAACGTCGCGGTGTTCACCAACCTGACGCGCGATCACTTCGACTATCACGAGTCCCCCGAGCACTACCTGGCGGCCAAGGCGCAGCTGTTCACCTCGCTGCCGGCGGATGGCGTCGCCGTGCTCAATGCGAAGGACGCGGCGAGCGTTCTGCTCCTGGACGTGCTTCCGCCGGGGGTTCGGGTCGCGGGCTTCCGCGTCGGACCGACAAACTCGGGCTTCCCCGAAGAGAGCGTCGCCTTGGCCGCCGAGGAAGTGCAGGCCACGCCGGAAGGAACGCGGGTGAAGCTCGGGCCGTCGCCCCTGGCGGAGGCGCTCGGGGGCGAGCTGTCGATCGCGGCGCTCGGGCGCTTCAACGTGGAGAACGCGTTGGCGGCCGCGGTGGCAGCGGACGCTGCGGGTTATCCGGCGAGGGCGATCCGGGCAGGGCTGGCCGCGTTTGGGGGCGTGCCCGGTCGGCTGGAAGTGGTGTGGCGATCTCCGATGGTGCTGGTCGACTACGCCCACACCCCGGACGCTCTCGGCCAGGTGCTGAAGGCGGCGCGGGCGCTCGGCGGGGGGCGAGTGTGGGCGGTGTTTGGCTGCGGGGGTGACCGGGATCGCGGCAAGCGTCCGGAGATGGGGCGAGTCGCAGCGCGTCACGCCGATGGCCTGGTCTTGACCAGCGACAATCCCCGCGGCGAGGAGCCCGCGGCCATCGTGGAGGAGATCCGCTCGGGAATGGAGGAAGGTCCGGAGCGGGCCGAGCGTACGGTTCGTGTCGTGGTCGAGCTGGATCGAGAGCGCGCCATTCGACTCGCCATCCACGAAGCGGAGCGGGATGATATCGTGGTGATCTGCGGCAAGGGACACGAGCGACTGCAAGTGATCGGCGGGCGCTCCGTTGAGCTTTCGGACACGGGCATTGCGCTCTCTGCGTGCCGTGCTCGCTTCGAGGAGAAATCGAAATGA
- a CDS encoding serine/threonine protein kinase — translation MSDTSPDRASEAHSPTDPAEAASPAPSGVVRGGAAAEEDASDKEALVGTVLAERYRVERLLGTGGMGAVYRAEHVHMRKAVAVKVLHREMTYLPEVVARFEREAVAAARIEHPHVAAATDFGQLEDGAFYLVLEFVEGKSLRDAIKEQGRLPVPLALHVTRQIADALSAAHASDVVHRDLKPDNIMLIEREGDENYVKVLDFGIAKVSTGDASQQLTQLGSVFGTPEYMSPEQATGTPVDSRADIYTLGILAYEMLGGHTPFDDDDLVVVLTRQMTMDPPPLPPDVPAPVSELVFRMLAKDPDARPQTAGDVVAWIDGLFGNPAALSPTPSPASVGTPSPASVDRGVQFNDTVLSMQRPPMVAEATSLPGSALRTAKSPLAPLFEKVPALARTVDLGGQRVPIWGIALAGLIAAAGAFVLIVVLAVASRGGSTPSQTASGVKEPAPDLAPVIKAAETGDRQALAQLQARPETERTAREWRAIGRGLSVIGHVGPSLSAYDKALGLDPALAKDRGIVRDVRKAAETSAQAERALDLAVQALGATGADLVYDVYLDTRGSKGNPEINKLAKTRLEGGVLRSKASPALLVALDLAKAKGCGAYKPILERAATDADARSLSKLKSLSARRGCGFLGLSDCFSCLRGSADLSTAIKHAESTPAPSFP, via the coding sequence GTGAGCGATACCTCCCCCGACCGCGCCTCCGAGGCGCACTCCCCGACCGATCCCGCCGAGGCCGCTTCTCCGGCCCCCAGCGGAGTGGTGCGGGGTGGCGCCGCCGCGGAGGAGGACGCCTCCGACAAGGAGGCGCTGGTCGGCACCGTGCTCGCCGAGCGCTACCGCGTGGAACGCTTGTTGGGTACCGGCGGCATGGGGGCGGTGTACCGCGCCGAGCACGTGCACATGCGCAAGGCCGTCGCGGTCAAGGTGCTCCACCGGGAGATGACATACTTGCCGGAGGTGGTGGCGCGGTTCGAACGGGAGGCCGTCGCTGCCGCGCGCATCGAGCACCCTCACGTGGCGGCGGCCACGGACTTCGGTCAGCTGGAAGATGGCGCGTTCTACCTGGTCCTCGAATTCGTGGAAGGCAAGAGCCTGCGCGATGCGATCAAGGAGCAGGGGCGGCTGCCGGTCCCGCTCGCGCTGCACGTCACCCGCCAGATTGCGGATGCGCTGTCCGCGGCCCACGCCTCGGACGTGGTGCATCGGGATCTCAAGCCCGACAACATCATGTTGATCGAGCGCGAAGGGGACGAAAACTACGTCAAGGTGCTGGATTTCGGCATCGCCAAAGTCAGCACCGGGGACGCCTCTCAGCAGCTCACGCAGCTGGGCAGCGTGTTCGGTACGCCCGAGTACATGTCGCCGGAGCAAGCGACGGGAACGCCCGTGGATTCTCGCGCGGACATCTACACGCTCGGCATCCTCGCTTATGAAATGCTCGGCGGTCACACTCCCTTCGACGACGACGACTTGGTGGTGGTGCTGACGCGGCAGATGACCATGGACCCGCCGCCGCTGCCCCCGGACGTGCCGGCGCCCGTGAGCGAGCTCGTGTTTCGCATGCTGGCGAAGGATCCGGACGCGCGCCCGCAAACGGCCGGCGACGTCGTCGCCTGGATCGACGGACTGTTCGGCAACCCGGCGGCGCTTTCGCCAACGCCGTCTCCCGCGAGCGTGGGCACGCCGTCTCCCGCGAGCGTGGATCGCGGCGTGCAGTTCAACGACACCGTGCTCAGCATGCAGCGCCCGCCGATGGTGGCGGAGGCCACCAGCCTGCCGGGCTCGGCCCTGCGCACCGCAAAGAGCCCCCTCGCTCCGTTGTTCGAGAAGGTGCCGGCCCTCGCCCGCACCGTGGATCTGGGCGGACAGCGCGTACCGATCTGGGGCATCGCTCTCGCGGGGCTCATTGCCGCAGCGGGAGCGTTCGTGCTCATCGTCGTCCTCGCCGTCGCCTCCCGCGGCGGCTCGACCCCGTCCCAAACGGCCAGCGGCGTGAAGGAGCCGGCGCCGGATCTCGCCCCGGTGATCAAGGCGGCGGAAACCGGCGATCGCCAAGCGTTGGCCCAGCTCCAAGCGCGACCGGAAACGGAGCGCACGGCTCGGGAATGGCGCGCCATCGGTCGTGGCCTGTCCGTCATCGGACACGTGGGCCCGAGCTTGAGCGCCTACGACAAGGCGCTGGGCCTGGATCCCGCCTTGGCCAAGGATCGCGGCATCGTGCGTGACGTGCGCAAGGCGGCGGAGACCAGTGCGCAGGCCGAGCGCGCGCTGGATCTCGCGGTGCAGGCTTTGGGCGCCACAGGTGCGGATCTGGTCTACGACGTGTACCTCGACACGCGGGGCAGCAAGGGCAACCCCGAGATCAACAAGCTGGCCAAGACTCGCTTGGAAGGCGGCGTGCTCCGCTCCAAGGCGTCCCCGGCGCTGCTGGTGGCGCTGGACCTGGCCAAGGCCAAGGGCTGCGGGGCGTACAAACCGATCCTGGAGCGCGCCGCCACCGACGCCGACGCGCGCTCCCTCAGCAAGCTGAAGAGCCTGTCGGCTCGCCGCGGCTGCGGGTTCTTGGGGCTCTCGGACTGCTTTTCGTGTCTCCGGGGGTCGGCGGATCTGTCCACCGCGATCAAGCACGCCGAGAGCACTCCCGCGCCGTCCTTCCCATGA
- a CDS encoding DUF2786 domain-containing protein → MPKPKPEPTFTAALERATLFAIRHTWNDLNGTFFRWRLEHPVFRLSDTSERLGAWDSEHRTLELSKRLLVEHGWGALVEVLKHEMAHQFVDEVLNLRGEPAHGPAFQEVCKRHGFDARASGAPHGVDPSSSDGRVLERITKLLALAQSSNVHEAQAAMSAAQRLMLKHNIDSIAHGRRGSYTFRHLGEPSGRVGEAARILALILSDHFFVEAIWVPAFRPLEGKRGSVLEVCGTLENVELAEYVHTFLTQTSERLWKEYKRDNGIKRNTARRTYVAGVMAGFRDKLKKERTRNQQEGLVWVGDPELYGYLRARHPRMRTTQFGGGARTDEFSHGREAGRNIVLHRGVRKGASKFVHLLPGRRDS, encoded by the coding sequence ATGCCCAAACCCAAGCCCGAGCCCACCTTCACCGCAGCTCTCGAACGCGCCACGCTGTTCGCGATTCGTCACACCTGGAACGACCTGAATGGGACCTTCTTTCGCTGGCGCCTCGAGCACCCCGTGTTTCGCCTGAGCGACACCTCGGAGCGCTTGGGCGCGTGGGACTCCGAGCACCGGACGCTGGAGCTGTCCAAGCGCCTGCTCGTCGAGCACGGCTGGGGCGCCCTGGTGGAGGTGCTCAAGCACGAGATGGCTCACCAATTCGTGGACGAGGTGCTGAACTTGCGCGGTGAGCCGGCGCATGGCCCGGCGTTCCAGGAGGTCTGCAAGCGGCATGGCTTCGATGCGCGGGCTTCCGGCGCACCCCACGGTGTGGACCCGAGCTCCAGCGACGGCCGCGTCCTCGAGCGCATCACCAAGCTCCTGGCCTTGGCTCAGAGCTCCAACGTGCACGAGGCCCAGGCGGCCATGAGCGCGGCGCAGCGCCTGATGCTCAAGCACAACATCGACTCCATCGCTCACGGTCGCCGCGGCTCCTACACCTTTCGTCACCTGGGCGAGCCCAGCGGTCGCGTTGGCGAGGCCGCGCGCATCCTGGCGTTGATCTTGTCGGATCACTTCTTCGTAGAAGCCATCTGGGTGCCGGCGTTCCGGCCGCTCGAGGGCAAGCGCGGCAGCGTGCTGGAGGTGTGTGGCACGCTCGAGAACGTGGAGCTCGCGGAGTACGTGCACACGTTCCTGACGCAGACCTCGGAGCGCTTGTGGAAGGAGTACAAGCGCGACAACGGCATCAAGCGCAACACCGCTCGGCGCACCTACGTGGCCGGCGTGATGGCGGGCTTCCGGGACAAGCTCAAGAAGGAGCGCACGCGCAACCAGCAGGAAGGACTGGTATGGGTGGGGGATCCGGAGCTTTACGGCTATCTCCGCGCTCGCCACCCGCGGATGCGCACCACCCAGTTCGGCGGCGGAGCGCGCACGGACGAGTTTTCCCACGGGCGAGAGGCCGGACGAAACATCGTTCTCCACCGCGGAGTCCGCAAAGGTGCTAGCAAATTCGTGCATTTGTTGCCGGGGCGGCGCGATTCCTGA
- a CDS encoding tetratricopeptide repeat protein, with amino-acid sequence MTARRTFASLALMALVVLLPAVARSDASQEVQDLYRTSYREEAKGKATAALDAMKKIQTKSGATYFVSARQGWLAYLAGRFGESEAAYRAAIKSKPDSIEARLGLTLPLLAQKKWRPLEKACRDVLKLDAQNAVARARLAHAYYSIGNYPDSATVYRKLVRDYPAELDHQTGLGWALARMGRAGEAKKIFAEVLAVSPDNPNARQGMALP; translated from the coding sequence ATGACCGCCCGCCGCACCTTCGCATCCCTCGCGCTCATGGCGCTGGTCGTGCTCCTGCCCGCCGTCGCGCGATCCGACGCTTCGCAGGAGGTCCAAGACCTGTATCGGACGTCTTACCGCGAGGAGGCCAAGGGCAAGGCGACCGCCGCGCTCGACGCTATGAAGAAGATACAGACCAAGAGCGGCGCAACGTACTTCGTGTCCGCGCGCCAGGGCTGGCTCGCCTACCTCGCGGGGCGCTTCGGCGAATCCGAAGCGGCGTATCGAGCAGCCATCAAGAGCAAGCCGGACTCGATCGAGGCGCGGCTCGGGCTCACCTTGCCGCTCTTGGCACAGAAGAAGTGGCGCCCGCTCGAGAAGGCCTGTCGCGACGTGCTGAAGCTGGACGCACAGAACGCCGTGGCCCGCGCGCGCTTGGCGCATGCCTACTATTCCATCGGCAACTATCCGGACAGCGCGACGGTGTACCGCAAGCTGGTGCGCGACTACCCCGCGGAGCTCGATCATCAGACGGGGCTCGGTTGGGCGTTGGCCCGGATGGGGCGCGCCGGCGAGGCGAAAAAGATCTTCGCTGAGGTGTTGGCGGTCTCGCCGGACAACCCGAACGCGCGCCAAGGCATGGCGCTGCCGTAG